In Tamandua tetradactyla isolate mTamTet1 chromosome 7, mTamTet1.pri, whole genome shotgun sequence, the following are encoded in one genomic region:
- the CCNT1 gene encoding cyclin-T1 isoform X2 gives MATNSLHLTTFSLQYTPPVVACVCIHLACKWSNWEIPVSTDGKHWWEYVDATVTLELLDELTHEFLQILEKTPSRLKCIRNWRACQAARKTKADDPGADENTSEQTILNMISQSSSDTTIAGLMSMSTTSTTSAVPSIPATEESSSNLSNVEMLQGERWLSSQPPFKLEPPQGHRTSENLALMGVDHSLQQDGSNAFISQKQSSKSVPSAKVSLKEYRAKHAEELAAQKRQLENMEANVKSQYAYAAQNLLSHHDSHSSVILKMPIEGSENPERPFMEKADKTALKMRIPVAGGDKAASSKPEEIKMRIKVHAAADKHSSADDSVTKSREHKEKHKTHPSNHHHHHNHHSHKHSHSQIPAGTGNKRPGDPKHSSQTSTLAHKTFNLSSSFSSSNSARKRPPPEETGGAVFDHPAKIAKSTKSSSINFSFPPLPTMAQLPGHSSDTSGLPFTQPSCKTRVPHMKLDKGPTGPNGHNTTQAIDYQDTVNMLHSLLSAQGVQPTQPPAFEFVHSYGEYVNPRAGGISRSGNTDKPRPPPLPSEPPPPLPPLPK, from the exons ATGGCAACCAACag CCTGCATTTGACCACATTTAGCCTGCAGTACACGCCTCCTGTGGTGGCCTGTGTCTGCATTCATCTGGCTTGCAAGTGGTCCAACTGGGAGATCCCAGTCTCAACTGACGGGAAGCACTGGTGGGAGTATGTTGACGCCACTGTGACCTTGGAACTTTTAGATG aACTGACACATGAATTTCTGCAGATTCTGGAGAAAACTCCTAGCAGGCTCAAATGCATTCGGAATTGGAGG GCATGCCAGGCTGCTAGGAAAACAAAAGCAGATGACCCAGGAGcggatgaaaacacttcagagcaAACAATCCTCAATATGATTTCCCAGAGCTCTTCAGACACAACCATTGCAGGTTTAATGAGCATGTCAACTACTTCTACCACAAGTGCAGTGCCTTCCATTCCAGCCACTGAAGAGTCATCCAGCAACTTAAGCAATGTGGAGATGTTGCAGGGTGAGCGTTGGCTGTCCTCCCAACCTCCTTTTAAACTAGAACCTCCTCAGGGCCATCGGACTAGTGAGAATTTAGCACTTATGGGAGTTGATCATTCCTTGCAACAGGATGGCTCAAATGCATTTATTTCCCAGAAACAGAGTAGTAAGAGTGTGCCATCAGCTAAAGTGTCACTGAAAGAATACCGTGCAAAGCACGCAGAAGAGTTGGCTGCCCAGAAGAGGCAACTTGAGAACATGGAGGCCAATGTGAAGTCACAGTATGCATATGCTGCCCAAAATCTGTTGTCTCACCATGATAGCCATTCTTCTGTCATTCTGAAAATGCCTATAGAAGGTTCAGAAAACCCTGAGCGGCCCTTTATGGAAAAGGCTGACAAAACAGCACTCAAAATGCGAATTCCAGTAGCAGGTGGAGATAAAGCAGCCTCTTCAAAACCGGAAGAGATAAAAATGCGCATTAAAGTTCACGCTGCAGCAGACAAGCACAGTTCTGCAGATGACAGTGTCACAAAGAGCCGAGAGCACAAAGAAAAGCACAAGACTCATCCAtcaaatcatcatcatcatcacaatcaccaCTCACACAAGCACTCGCACTCACAGATTCCAGCTGGCACTGGGAACAAACGTCCAGGTGATCCAAAACATAGTAGCCAGACAAGCACCTTAGCACATAAAACCTTTAACTTGTCtagttctttctcctcttccaatTCTGCTCGTAAAAGGCCCCCCCCTGAAGAGACTGGGGGAGCAGTTTTTGATCATCCAGCCAAGATTGCCAAGAGTACTAAATCTTCTTCCATaaatttttcctttcctccacTTCCTACAATGGCCCAGTTGCCTGGGCATAGCTCAGACACAAGTGGACTTCCTTTCACACAGCCCAGCTGTAAAACTCGAGTTCCTCATATGAAACTGGATAAAGGCCCCACTGGACCCAATGGCCACAACACAACCCAGGCAATAGACTATCAAGATACTGTGAATATGCTTCACTCTTTGCTCAGTGCCCAGG
- the CCNT1 gene encoding cyclin-T1 isoform X1: protein MEGERKNNNKRWYFTREQLENSPSRRSGLDSDRELSYRQQAANLLQIMGQRLNVSQLTINTAIVYMHRFYMIQSFTQFHRNSVAPAALFLAAKVEEQPKKLEHVIKVAHACLHPQESFPDTRSEAYLQQVQDLVILESIILQTLGFELTIDHPHTHVVKCTQLVRASKDLAQTSYYMATNSLHLTTFSLQYTPPVVACVCIHLACKWSNWEIPVSTDGKHWWEYVDATVTLELLDELTHEFLQILEKTPSRLKCIRNWRACQAARKTKADDPGADENTSEQTILNMISQSSSDTTIAGLMSMSTTSTTSAVPSIPATEESSSNLSNVEMLQGERWLSSQPPFKLEPPQGHRTSENLALMGVDHSLQQDGSNAFISQKQSSKSVPSAKVSLKEYRAKHAEELAAQKRQLENMEANVKSQYAYAAQNLLSHHDSHSSVILKMPIEGSENPERPFMEKADKTALKMRIPVAGGDKAASSKPEEIKMRIKVHAAADKHSSADDSVTKSREHKEKHKTHPSNHHHHHNHHSHKHSHSQIPAGTGNKRPGDPKHSSQTSTLAHKTFNLSSSFSSSNSARKRPPPEETGGAVFDHPAKIAKSTKSSSINFSFPPLPTMAQLPGHSSDTSGLPFTQPSCKTRVPHMKLDKGPTGPNGHNTTQAIDYQDTVNMLHSLLSAQGVQPTQPPAFEFVHSYGEYVNPRAGGISRSGNTDKPRPPPLPSEPPPPLPPLPK from the exons atggagggagagaggaagaacaaCAACAAACGGTGGTATTTTACTCGAGAACAGCTTGAAAATAGCCCATCCCGTCGTTCTGGCCTGGACTCTGATAGAGAACTTTCTTATCGCCAGCAAGCGGCCAATCTGCTCCAGATCATGGGGCAGCGTCTTAACGT CTCACAACTGACCATCAACACTGCTATAGTATATATGCATCGATTCTACATGATTCAGTCCTTTACACAGTTTCATCGAAAT TCTGTGGCTCCAGCAGCCTTGTTTCTGGCAGCTAAAGTAGAGGAACAGCCAAAAAAATTGGAACACGTCATCAAAGTAGCACATGCTTGTCTCCATCCACAGGAATCGTTTCCTGATACTAGAAGTGAG GCTTATCTCCAACAAGTTCAAGATCTGGTGATATTAGAAAGCATAATTCTGCAGACTTTag gcttcgAACTAACAATTGATCACCCACATACACATGTGGTAAAGTGTACTCAACTTGTTCGAG caagcAAGGACTTAGCACAGACATCCTACTACATGGCAACCAACag CCTGCATTTGACCACATTTAGCCTGCAGTACACGCCTCCTGTGGTGGCCTGTGTCTGCATTCATCTGGCTTGCAAGTGGTCCAACTGGGAGATCCCAGTCTCAACTGACGGGAAGCACTGGTGGGAGTATGTTGACGCCACTGTGACCTTGGAACTTTTAGATG aACTGACACATGAATTTCTGCAGATTCTGGAGAAAACTCCTAGCAGGCTCAAATGCATTCGGAATTGGAGG GCATGCCAGGCTGCTAGGAAAACAAAAGCAGATGACCCAGGAGcggatgaaaacacttcagagcaAACAATCCTCAATATGATTTCCCAGAGCTCTTCAGACACAACCATTGCAGGTTTAATGAGCATGTCAACTACTTCTACCACAAGTGCAGTGCCTTCCATTCCAGCCACTGAAGAGTCATCCAGCAACTTAAGCAATGTGGAGATGTTGCAGGGTGAGCGTTGGCTGTCCTCCCAACCTCCTTTTAAACTAGAACCTCCTCAGGGCCATCGGACTAGTGAGAATTTAGCACTTATGGGAGTTGATCATTCCTTGCAACAGGATGGCTCAAATGCATTTATTTCCCAGAAACAGAGTAGTAAGAGTGTGCCATCAGCTAAAGTGTCACTGAAAGAATACCGTGCAAAGCACGCAGAAGAGTTGGCTGCCCAGAAGAGGCAACTTGAGAACATGGAGGCCAATGTGAAGTCACAGTATGCATATGCTGCCCAAAATCTGTTGTCTCACCATGATAGCCATTCTTCTGTCATTCTGAAAATGCCTATAGAAGGTTCAGAAAACCCTGAGCGGCCCTTTATGGAAAAGGCTGACAAAACAGCACTCAAAATGCGAATTCCAGTAGCAGGTGGAGATAAAGCAGCCTCTTCAAAACCGGAAGAGATAAAAATGCGCATTAAAGTTCACGCTGCAGCAGACAAGCACAGTTCTGCAGATGACAGTGTCACAAAGAGCCGAGAGCACAAAGAAAAGCACAAGACTCATCCAtcaaatcatcatcatcatcacaatcaccaCTCACACAAGCACTCGCACTCACAGATTCCAGCTGGCACTGGGAACAAACGTCCAGGTGATCCAAAACATAGTAGCCAGACAAGCACCTTAGCACATAAAACCTTTAACTTGTCtagttctttctcctcttccaatTCTGCTCGTAAAAGGCCCCCCCCTGAAGAGACTGGGGGAGCAGTTTTTGATCATCCAGCCAAGATTGCCAAGAGTACTAAATCTTCTTCCATaaatttttcctttcctccacTTCCTACAATGGCCCAGTTGCCTGGGCATAGCTCAGACACAAGTGGACTTCCTTTCACACAGCCCAGCTGTAAAACTCGAGTTCCTCATATGAAACTGGATAAAGGCCCCACTGGACCCAATGGCCACAACACAACCCAGGCAATAGACTATCAAGATACTGTGAATATGCTTCACTCTTTGCTCAGTGCCCAGG